A region of the Oceaniferula marina genome:
ATCCTGTCAGCGCCGCAGGCTGTTAGCCCCTAGTGTATTCGCCCTGGCTCACTGCCAGCAAGACGGGCATTGACAATTCCATCCGCACGTGAACTCTGGATGGCAGACGGAGGTTTGCTTGAATAGCAAATCCTCGCGCTCCACCCTGTAGCCGATGATTAGAAAACTACGCAGAACCCGACTGTTTGAGATTGAGCAATGCATCAACCTCCTCTTCCTCTGCAAATGGTTGTTTCTTGGTTCCATTGTTGGAGCTTTGGCGGGCTCGGCATCCGCCATCTTGTTAATCTCTCTGGATCAAGCGACGGATTTCCGAGAAAACAACCTCTGGATCATTGCCCTGTTACCAATAGGTGGGCTGATTTCCGGGCTCCTTTACTATCATTTTGGGCAACGGTCCGAAAAAGGAAATAACCTACTGCTGGAAGAATACCATCACGCAGAGCAAACCATTCCGCTTCGCATGGCTCCGCTGGTCCTGATCGGAACCATCATCACTCATTTGTTTGGGGGCTCCGCAGGCCGCGAAGGAACCGCAGTGCAAATGGGTGGTGCTTTGTCGGATCAATTCGGGAAATGGTTCAAGCTCAATGCCCACGACCGTAAAATCATTATCGTGATGGGCATCAGCGCCGGCTTTGCCTCGGTCTTCGGAACCCCGCTAGCCGGAGCCATCTTTGCCTTGGAGGTGCTGGTTCTCGGAAAAATCCGCTACGAAGCCATCCTCCCTAGTTTCATCGCGGCCGTCATCGGCAACTACGTCTGCAACCTCTGGCCGATTGACCACTCTCACTATCACATTCCCTTTGTTCCCGAGCTCACCCCCACCCGACTGGCCTGGACGGCAGCGGCGGGCATCCTCTTTGGGCTTGCCGCCATGCTCTTCTCCAAGTCCACCCATGGTTTTGGGTCTCTGTTTAAAAAGCACATTGGCTACGCTCCGGCCCGCCCCCTGATTGGAGGAGCGGTTCTCGCCATCATTATCTATTTCATCGGCACCACCAAATACATCGGCCTCGGCATCCCCACCATTGAAGCCAGCTTTGTCGATTCCATGAACTCCTACGATTTCCTGATCAAAATTGCCTTCACCGCCTTCACGATTGGAGCCGGGTTCAAGGGAGGTGAGGTCACCCCGCTTTTTTTCATCGGAGCGACCCTGGGAAATGCCATGGTTTGGCTGATCCCCCTGCCGATGCCGCTGCTGGCAGGCATGGGGTTTGTTGCCGTGTTTGCGGGAGCCACCAACACCCCGATTGCCTGCACCCTGATGGGGATCGAGCTCTTCGGCGCCGATTGCGGTGTCTACGTCGCGATCGCCTGCGTTGTCGCCTATCTTTTCTCGGGCCACACCGGCATTTACTCCTCCCAAATCATCGGAGCCCCCAAACATCGCTTCTATAAGAAATTCAAAGGGCTGCACCTCAAAGATGCAAAACATTAGCGAGCTTGCTTTGAGGGAGGAATACCCCAAAGCGAGATCCCATCTGTGGACAGATCTCGATTTTTTACGGCTTGCTTGAATAATCCCGGTCCCTCATCCCGTAAGCTCCCAGCAAGCTCAACCACTTTCCCATTTTCAGCCTTTTGAATACGATCCGGGTAAGCTAAAGACGGGGCCGCCACAGCATGTTTGTTCTCAAAAAACTATTCGAACTGAGGGATAAAACCCACGAAAGCGACGAAAAACCTTTCCTCGACCACCTTGAGGATCTGCGAATCGTCATCACCCGTGTGGTGCTCACCCTCACCCTCTCGATGCTCGTTTGCTTTATTTTCCGCAATGAGCTCATGGAGATCATTCGTAAACCGGTCGAACAAACCTGGCATACCAGCCAGAAAAGCAAAATGCCCGGGCCGGAGGATGCCCCGGTTGCCCTCGAGCTCGAGACTTGGGAAAAAGCCAAACGCGCAGCCCGAGATACCGCCCGCTTTTCCGAACCCCAAAAAAACCATTACTTCAAATACCAGGACCCGGATGGCTCCCTGAAGCTCGAGTTCCACTCCGGCTGCGTCATTTATTACCAAGCGGCGATCGATATGGAGAACACGACCCAGAATGGGGTCGGATTCATTAAAGACCTACCCGATATCGATGAAGACACCCGCAAGCAGGTCACCGCCCTGCTTGATGAAGAAAAACGTCCGGACGCCGCGGTCGACTCCCGAGGCAAACTCGTCCTGATGCAGGCTCTCAACCCAACCGAAGGGTTTATGCTTTCCATGAAGCTCGCACTGTTTGCCGGCATCATCGTTTCCTTCCCTCTGCTGCTCTACTTCATTTTGCAGTTCATTCTTCCCGGCCTGAAGCAAAATGAAAAGAAGGCCCTCTGGCCAGCCCTGCTGATCGGCTTCGGGCTGTTCACCGGTGGAGTGCTCTTCTCCTACTTCTTTGTCCTGCCGAAAGTCCTCGATTTCTTCTACAACTGGAGTCAGGAAATGGGCGTCACCAACGAATGGAGGATCGGATACTACATCTCCTTCGCTACCCAGTTCACCCTGATCTTTGGCCTCAGCTTTGAACTTCCGGTCGTCGTGATGACCCTGGTCAAGTTGGGGATCCTCAACTATGACATGATGCGCAATACGCGGTCCTACGCGATTCTGGCCATCGTCATCATTGCCGCCCTGATTACCCCCACCCCGGATGCCTTCACCCTACTGCTTTTAGCTGGACCGATGATCGTCCTCTACGAAATATGTATCTGGCTCGCCTTCTTCCACGGCAAAAAAGAACGGGAAAAAGAACGAGCCGAACAAGAAGAACTCAAGCGTAAGCTAGCCAGTGCCCCTGCCCTCGCAACAAGCCGCGATGGCGACGATGATCCTGAGGACCCTGAGGATGATCCCGATGGCTCGGAAGGTTCCGACGCATACAACAGCTACGACGATGAATTCTCCGATGACCACTACCACTACAGTGACGAGGATCCATACGAAATCCACGGCGATGACGAAGGTAATGAAGAAGACACCGGCACCTACGATTTCCCGGAAGAGAATGAAGACGTCTCCCACGAAGACCCGCCACTCGATCACCACGAGCTGACCGACGAGTATCATCCCTATTACGACAACTTGGATGAAGCCGGAACCAAGGATCTCTCAGACATCGACTTCACCGACCAGGAAGACAATCATGAACCCGAGGAAGAGTCCGACAAAGAAACGGATGAGGCTCACCCCGACAAAGAAAAATCAAACGGGGATACGCCCAGTGATGACAAAGAGCCCCAATAAGGCCAGCTCTTCATTCACTCCACATTCCCGCCCCCCCCGCAACACCCTCAACCCATCCACCTCCATGCACTCCATGACAGGATTCGGCAGAGCCGAATACGCCACCACCAAACTAGCCGCCCGCGTCGAAGCCGCATCCGTCAACCGTAAGCAAGGCGAAATCGTCGTGCAAATGCCCCGGATCTATGCCGAGCTCGAAGCCTCAATCCGCAAACTGGCGCTCAACAAACTTTCGCGTGGGCGGGTCACACTCAATATTCAGGTCGAAGCCCCTGAAACGGCCAGCGGAGCCATCCAAATCAACAGCTCCCGCGCCAAGGCTCTGGAAGCAGCCTTCACCGAACTCTCCGACATCTTGGATCGTCCCATTCAACCAGACGCCAGTGATTTCATCAAAGCCCCGGATATTTTCGATTTTGACGATCAACCCATCGACCCTGAAGAGGCATGGGCCGCCATCTCACCCGCCGTCGAAGAAGCGCTTGATCAACTCATTGCGATGCGGGCTGACGAAGGTCGCCACCTGATGACCGATATCGAACAGCGGATCTGCATTCTGGAAAATCTCAGCTCCGAGATCACCATTCACGCGCCAGCGGTCATAAAAAAATACAAAGAAAACCTCCACCGCCGGCTTGCCGAAACGGAACTCGAATTCGACCTCAATGACGAGCGCATCCTCAAAGAGATCGGACTCTTTGCCGACCGCTGCGACATCAGTGAAGAAATCACGCGACTCCAATCGCATTTTGAAAAATTTCGCCAATATCTGAATTCCAACGAGCCCGTTGGTCGCCCACTCGATTTCCTCTGCCAGGAACTCAACCGTGAGTTCAACACCATCGGTTCCAAGGCCAACGATGCCACCCTGGCCCAACTCGTCGTCAACGCCAAAACCGAACTCGAAAAAATCCGGGAGCAAGTCCAGAACATCGAGTAAGCGCCCACACAATTTCAGCCCCCCCAATCTCTCATGGCCAGCATCGAATCCTTTCTCGACCAGAGCAGCACCTCACTGAAAATTTGCGGGATCACCCAGCCGGAGCAGGCAAAGCAACTTGCCGACATGGGAGTCGACGCCATTGGCATCAACTTCTGGCCGCATTCTAAGCGCTACCTCGCACCCGATGCGGCCCGCACCTTTTTACCGGATCTTAGCGGAAGAACTGTCCGCGTGGGCGTCTTCGTCAATGCCGATCCTGCACTGCCGCTCCAACTGCTCGAACAAGGGGCCATCGATCTGGCTCAATTCCACGGTGATGAGACTCCCGAATACGTTCAGCCTTTCCTCGACCAAGGCTTGCCATTCATCAAAGCCATCGGGGTAAAAAATGCGGCATCTCTGGATCACATTCTGGCTTACCAGTCGGACGCCGTCCTGCTCGACACTCCGGCACCGGGGGTTTACGGAGGTACTGGTGAGGCCTTCGATTGGAATCATGCCAAATCCTTTATGCTGGAACACCCCGGGCTGCCAGTCATTCTCGCCGGAGGGATCACGCCGGAGAATGCATCCGAAGCAGTGCGCACGCTCCACCCTGCCGTCATCGATGTTGCCTCAGGTGCAGAAAGCGCACCGGGTATCAAAGACCTCGATAAAGTAAGCCGCCTCCAAAAGGCCTTGTCGGCATAAACGCCCCCCGCCCCTGACTGAGACTGACAAAAATTGAGCGTGCCATCAGCACGTTCTTCAGTTAGTGTTCAGCTATGAGTAAAAGCATCCCCACTCTGGTGGCCAACGACCCATGGTTAGAACCCTACACCGACCATATCCGGTGGCGAATGCAACAACTCGACGAGCGACTGCAATCGATTCAACAACAAGCTGGATCTCTGGAAAACTATGCCTCACGGCACCTGAACCACGGGATCCACCTGAATGGGGACCAATCGGCCTG
Encoded here:
- a CDS encoding phosphoribosylanthranilate isomerase, with the translated sequence MASIESFLDQSSTSLKICGITQPEQAKQLADMGVDAIGINFWPHSKRYLAPDAARTFLPDLSGRTVRVGVFVNADPALPLQLLEQGAIDLAQFHGDETPEYVQPFLDQGLPFIKAIGVKNAASLDHILAYQSDAVLLDTPAPGVYGGTGEAFDWNHAKSFMLEHPGLPVILAGGITPENASEAVRTLHPAVIDVASGAESAPGIKDLDKVSRLQKALSA
- a CDS encoding voltage-gated chloride channel family protein — translated: MIRKLRRTRLFEIEQCINLLFLCKWLFLGSIVGALAGSASAILLISLDQATDFRENNLWIIALLPIGGLISGLLYYHFGQRSEKGNNLLLEEYHHAEQTIPLRMAPLVLIGTIITHLFGGSAGREGTAVQMGGALSDQFGKWFKLNAHDRKIIIVMGISAGFASVFGTPLAGAIFALEVLVLGKIRYEAILPSFIAAVIGNYVCNLWPIDHSHYHIPFVPELTPTRLAWTAAAGILFGLAAMLFSKSTHGFGSLFKKHIGYAPARPLIGGAVLAIIIYFIGTTKYIGLGIPTIEASFVDSMNSYDFLIKIAFTAFTIGAGFKGGEVTPLFFIGATLGNAMVWLIPLPMPLLAGMGFVAVFAGATNTPIACTLMGIELFGADCGVYVAIACVVAYLFSGHTGIYSSQIIGAPKHRFYKKFKGLHLKDAKH
- the tatC gene encoding twin-arginine translocase subunit TatC codes for the protein MFVLKKLFELRDKTHESDEKPFLDHLEDLRIVITRVVLTLTLSMLVCFIFRNELMEIIRKPVEQTWHTSQKSKMPGPEDAPVALELETWEKAKRAARDTARFSEPQKNHYFKYQDPDGSLKLEFHSGCVIYYQAAIDMENTTQNGVGFIKDLPDIDEDTRKQVTALLDEEKRPDAAVDSRGKLVLMQALNPTEGFMLSMKLALFAGIIVSFPLLLYFILQFILPGLKQNEKKALWPALLIGFGLFTGGVLFSYFFVLPKVLDFFYNWSQEMGVTNEWRIGYYISFATQFTLIFGLSFELPVVVMTLVKLGILNYDMMRNTRSYAILAIVIIAALITPTPDAFTLLLLAGPMIVLYEICIWLAFFHGKKEREKERAEQEELKRKLASAPALATSRDGDDDPEDPEDDPDGSEGSDAYNSYDDEFSDDHYHYSDEDPYEIHGDDEGNEEDTGTYDFPEENEDVSHEDPPLDHHELTDEYHPYYDNLDEAGTKDLSDIDFTDQEDNHEPEEESDKETDEAHPDKEKSNGDTPSDDKEPQ
- a CDS encoding YicC/YloC family endoribonuclease — translated: MTKSPNKASSSFTPHSRPPRNTLNPSTSMHSMTGFGRAEYATTKLAARVEAASVNRKQGEIVVQMPRIYAELEASIRKLALNKLSRGRVTLNIQVEAPETASGAIQINSSRAKALEAAFTELSDILDRPIQPDASDFIKAPDIFDFDDQPIDPEEAWAAISPAVEEALDQLIAMRADEGRHLMTDIEQRICILENLSSEITIHAPAVIKKYKENLHRRLAETELEFDLNDERILKEIGLFADRCDISEEITRLQSHFEKFRQYLNSNEPVGRPLDFLCQELNREFNTIGSKANDATLAQLVVNAKTELEKIREQVQNIE